A single region of the Pan troglodytes isolate AG18354 chromosome 18, NHGRI_mPanTro3-v2.0_pri, whole genome shotgun sequence genome encodes:
- the NOL3 gene encoding nucleolar protein 3 isoform X1 gives MPVLGKAGEERRATADAWGQKEEPEEETGQSVWRGRRTPSSPCWPPGPVLAEPSGGWDRAPTMGNAQERPSETIDRERKRLVETLQADSGLLLDALLARGVLTGPEYEALDALPDAERRVRRLLLLVQGKGEAACQELLRCAQRTAGAPDPAWDWQHVGPGYRDRSYDPPCPGHWTPEAPGSGTTCPGLPRASDPDEAGGPEGSEAVQSGTPEEPEPELEAEASEEAEPEPEPEPELEPEAEAEPEPELEPEPDPEPEPDFEERDESEGIPEGQSSDRRCPAHAG, from the exons ATGCCAGTCCTGGGAAaggcaggggaggagaggagagccaCGGCTGACGCTTGGGGACAGAAGGAGGAGCCTGAGGAGGAGACAGGACAGAGCGTCTGGAGAGGCAGGAGGACACCGAGTTCCCCGTGTTGGCCTCCAGGTCCTGTGCTTGCGGAGCCGTCTGGCGGCTGGGATCGAG CCCCGACAATGGGCAACGCGCAGGAGCGGCCGTCAGAGACTATCGACCGCGAGCGGAAACGCCTGGTCGAGACGCTGCAGGCGGACTCGGGACTGCTGTTGGACGCGCTGCTGGCGCGGGGCGTGCTCACCGGGCCAGAGTACGAGGCATTGGATGCACTGCCTGATGCCGAGCGCAGGGTGCGCCGCCTACTGCTGCTGGTGCAGGGCAAGGGCGAGGCCGCCTGCCAGGAGCTGCTACGCTGTGCCCAGCGTACCGCGGGCGCGCCGGACCCCGCTTGGGACTGGCAGCACGTGGGTCCGG GCTACCGGGACCGCAGCTATGACCCTCCATGCCCAGGCCACTGGACGCCGGAGGCACCCGGCTCGGGGACCACATGCCCCGGGTTGCCCAGAGCTTCAGACCCTGACGAGGCCGGGGGCCCTGAGGGCTCCGAGGCGGTGCAATCCGGGACCCCGGAGGAGCCAGAGCCAGAGCTGGAAGCTGAGGCCTCTGAAGAGGCTGAACCGGAGCCGGAGCCAGAGCCAGAGCTGGAACCCGAGGCTGAAGCAGAACCAGAGCCAGAACTGGAGCCAGAACCGGACCCAGAGCCCGAGCCGGACTTCGAGGAAAGGGACGAGTCCGAAGGT ATTCCTGAAGGCCAGAGCTCTGACCGGCGGTGCCCCGCCCATGCTGGATAG
- the NOL3 gene encoding nucleolar protein 3 isoform X4, which yields MPVLGKAGEERRATADAWGQKEEPEEETGQSVWRGRRTPSSPCWPPGPVLAEPSGGWDRAPTMGNAQERPSETIDRERKRLVETLQADSGLLLDALLARGVLTGPEYEALDALPDAERRATGTAAMTLHAQATGRRRHPARGPHAPGCPELQTLTRPGALRAPRRCNPGPRRSQSQSWKLRPLKRLNRSRSQSQSWNPRLKQNQSQNWSQNRTQSPSRTSRKGTSPKIPEGQSSDRRCPAHAG from the exons ATGCCAGTCCTGGGAAaggcaggggaggagaggagagccaCGGCTGACGCTTGGGGACAGAAGGAGGAGCCTGAGGAGGAGACAGGACAGAGCGTCTGGAGAGGCAGGAGGACACCGAGTTCCCCGTGTTGGCCTCCAGGTCCTGTGCTTGCGGAGCCGTCTGGCGGCTGGGATCGAG CCCCGACAATGGGCAACGCGCAGGAGCGGCCGTCAGAGACTATCGACCGCGAGCGGAAACGCCTGGTCGAGACGCTGCAGGCGGACTCGGGACTGCTGTTGGACGCGCTGCTGGCGCGGGGCGTGCTCACCGGGCCAGAGTACGAGGCATTGGATGCACTGCCTGATGCCGAGCGCAGG GCTACCGGGACCGCAGCTATGACCCTCCATGCCCAGGCCACTGGACGCCGGAGGCACCCGGCTCGGGGACCACATGCCCCGGGTTGCCCAGAGCTTCAGACCCTGACGAGGCCGGGGGCCCTGAGGGCTCCGAGGCGGTGCAATCCGGGACCCCGGAGGAGCCAGAGCCAGAGCTGGAAGCTGAGGCCTCTGAAGAGGCTGAACCGGAGCCGGAGCCAGAGCCAGAGCTGGAACCCGAGGCTGAAGCAGAACCAGAGCCAGAACTGGAGCCAGAACCGGACCCAGAGCCCGAGCCGGACTTCGAGGAAAGGGACGAGTCCGAAG ATTCCTGAAGGCCAGAGCTCTGACCGGCGGTGCCCCGCCCATGCTGGATAG
- the NOL3 gene encoding nucleolar protein 3 isoform X2, with amino-acid sequence MPVLGKAGEERRATADAWGQKEEPEEETGQSVWRGRRTPSSPCWPPGPVLAEPSGGWDRAPTMGNAQERPSETIDRERKRLVETLQADSGLLLDALLARGVLTGPEYEALDALPDAERRVRRLLLLVQGKGEAACQELLRCAQRTAGAPDPAWDWQHATGTAAMTLHAQATGRRRHPARGPHAPGCPELQTLTRPGALRAPRRCNPGPRRSQSQSWKLRPLKRLNRSRSQSQSWNPRLKQNQSQNWSQNRTQSPSRTSRKGTSPKIPEGQSSDRRCPAHAG; translated from the exons ATGCCAGTCCTGGGAAaggcaggggaggagaggagagccaCGGCTGACGCTTGGGGACAGAAGGAGGAGCCTGAGGAGGAGACAGGACAGAGCGTCTGGAGAGGCAGGAGGACACCGAGTTCCCCGTGTTGGCCTCCAGGTCCTGTGCTTGCGGAGCCGTCTGGCGGCTGGGATCGAG CCCCGACAATGGGCAACGCGCAGGAGCGGCCGTCAGAGACTATCGACCGCGAGCGGAAACGCCTGGTCGAGACGCTGCAGGCGGACTCGGGACTGCTGTTGGACGCGCTGCTGGCGCGGGGCGTGCTCACCGGGCCAGAGTACGAGGCATTGGATGCACTGCCTGATGCCGAGCGCAGGGTGCGCCGCCTACTGCTGCTGGTGCAGGGCAAGGGCGAGGCCGCCTGCCAGGAGCTGCTACGCTGTGCCCAGCGTACCGCGGGCGCGCCGGACCCCGCTTGGGACTGGCAGCAC GCTACCGGGACCGCAGCTATGACCCTCCATGCCCAGGCCACTGGACGCCGGAGGCACCCGGCTCGGGGACCACATGCCCCGGGTTGCCCAGAGCTTCAGACCCTGACGAGGCCGGGGGCCCTGAGGGCTCCGAGGCGGTGCAATCCGGGACCCCGGAGGAGCCAGAGCCAGAGCTGGAAGCTGAGGCCTCTGAAGAGGCTGAACCGGAGCCGGAGCCAGAGCCAGAGCTGGAACCCGAGGCTGAAGCAGAACCAGAGCCAGAACTGGAGCCAGAACCGGACCCAGAGCCCGAGCCGGACTTCGAGGAAAGGGACGAGTCCGAAG ATTCCTGAAGGCCAGAGCTCTGACCGGCGGTGCCCCGCCCATGCTGGATAG
- the NOL3 gene encoding nucleolar protein 3 isoform X3, protein MGNAQERPSETIDRERKRLVETLQADSGLLLDALLARGVLTGPEYEALDALPDAERRVRRLLLLVQGKGEAACQELLRCAQRTAGAPDPAWDWQHATGTAAMTLHAQATGRRRHPARGPHAPGCPELQTLTRPGALRAPRRCNPGPRRSQSQSWKLRPLKRLNRSRSQSQSWNPRLKQNQSQNWSQNRTQSPSRTSRKGTSPKVFLKARALTGGAPPMLDRTWDAAGAESDATKARSSPVPLEVNKLRRVGGDLGSLHDSGCLPRN, encoded by the exons ATGGGCAACGCGCAGGAGCGGCCGTCAGAGACTATCGACCGCGAGCGGAAACGCCTGGTCGAGACGCTGCAGGCGGACTCGGGACTGCTGTTGGACGCGCTGCTGGCGCGGGGCGTGCTCACCGGGCCAGAGTACGAGGCATTGGATGCACTGCCTGATGCCGAGCGCAGGGTGCGCCGCCTACTGCTGCTGGTGCAGGGCAAGGGCGAGGCCGCCTGCCAGGAGCTGCTACGCTGTGCCCAGCGTACCGCGGGCGCGCCGGACCCCGCTTGGGACTGGCAGCAC GCTACCGGGACCGCAGCTATGACCCTCCATGCCCAGGCCACTGGACGCCGGAGGCACCCGGCTCGGGGACCACATGCCCCGGGTTGCCCAGAGCTTCAGACCCTGACGAGGCCGGGGGCCCTGAGGGCTCCGAGGCGGTGCAATCCGGGACCCCGGAGGAGCCAGAGCCAGAGCTGGAAGCTGAGGCCTCTGAAGAGGCTGAACCGGAGCCGGAGCCAGAGCCAGAGCTGGAACCCGAGGCTGAAGCAGAACCAGAGCCAGAACTGGAGCCAGAACCGGACCCAGAGCCCGAGCCGGACTTCGAGGAAAGGGACGAGTCCGAAGGT ATTCCTGAAGGCCAGAGCTCTGACCGGCGGTGCCCCGCCCATGCTGGATAGGACCTGGGATGCTGCTGGAGCTGAATCGGATGCCACCAAGGCTCGGTCCAGCCCAGTACCGCTGGAAGTGAATAAACTCCGGAGGGTCGGAGGGGACCTGGGCTCTCTCCACGATTCTGGCTGTTTGCCCAGGAACTGA
- the NOL3 gene encoding nucleolar protein 3 isoform X5, producing MGNAQERPSETIDRERKRLVETLQADSGLLLDALLARGVLTGPEYEALDALPDAERRVRRLLLLVQGKGEAACQELLRCAQRTAGAPDPAWDWQHVGPGYRDRSYDPPCPGHWTPEAPGSGTTCPGLPRASDPDEAGGPEGSEAVQSGTPEEPEPELEAEASEEAEPEPEPEPELEPEAEAEPEPELEPEPDPEPEPDFEERDESEGIPEGQSSDRRCPAHAG from the exons ATGGGCAACGCGCAGGAGCGGCCGTCAGAGACTATCGACCGCGAGCGGAAACGCCTGGTCGAGACGCTGCAGGCGGACTCGGGACTGCTGTTGGACGCGCTGCTGGCGCGGGGCGTGCTCACCGGGCCAGAGTACGAGGCATTGGATGCACTGCCTGATGCCGAGCGCAGGGTGCGCCGCCTACTGCTGCTGGTGCAGGGCAAGGGCGAGGCCGCCTGCCAGGAGCTGCTACGCTGTGCCCAGCGTACCGCGGGCGCGCCGGACCCCGCTTGGGACTGGCAGCACGTGGGTCCGG GCTACCGGGACCGCAGCTATGACCCTCCATGCCCAGGCCACTGGACGCCGGAGGCACCCGGCTCGGGGACCACATGCCCCGGGTTGCCCAGAGCTTCAGACCCTGACGAGGCCGGGGGCCCTGAGGGCTCCGAGGCGGTGCAATCCGGGACCCCGGAGGAGCCAGAGCCAGAGCTGGAAGCTGAGGCCTCTGAAGAGGCTGAACCGGAGCCGGAGCCAGAGCCAGAGCTGGAACCCGAGGCTGAAGCAGAACCAGAGCCAGAACTGGAGCCAGAACCGGACCCAGAGCCCGAGCCGGACTTCGAGGAAAGGGACGAGTCCGAAGGT ATTCCTGAAGGCCAGAGCTCTGACCGGCGGTGCCCCGCCCATGCTGGATAG
- the NOL3 gene encoding nucleolar protein 3 isoform X6, translating into MGNAQERPSETIDRERKRLVETLQADSGLLLDALLARGVLTGPEYEALDALPDAERRATGTAAMTLHAQATGRRRHPARGPHAPGCPELQTLTRPGALRAPRRCNPGPRRSQSQSWKLRPLKRLNRSRSQSQSWNPRLKQNQSQNWSQNRTQSPSRTSRKGTSPKIPEGQSSDRRCPAHAG; encoded by the exons ATGGGCAACGCGCAGGAGCGGCCGTCAGAGACTATCGACCGCGAGCGGAAACGCCTGGTCGAGACGCTGCAGGCGGACTCGGGACTGCTGTTGGACGCGCTGCTGGCGCGGGGCGTGCTCACCGGGCCAGAGTACGAGGCATTGGATGCACTGCCTGATGCCGAGCGCAGG GCTACCGGGACCGCAGCTATGACCCTCCATGCCCAGGCCACTGGACGCCGGAGGCACCCGGCTCGGGGACCACATGCCCCGGGTTGCCCAGAGCTTCAGACCCTGACGAGGCCGGGGGCCCTGAGGGCTCCGAGGCGGTGCAATCCGGGACCCCGGAGGAGCCAGAGCCAGAGCTGGAAGCTGAGGCCTCTGAAGAGGCTGAACCGGAGCCGGAGCCAGAGCCAGAGCTGGAACCCGAGGCTGAAGCAGAACCAGAGCCAGAACTGGAGCCAGAACCGGACCCAGAGCCCGAGCCGGACTTCGAGGAAAGGGACGAGTCCGAAG ATTCCTGAAGGCCAGAGCTCTGACCGGCGGTGCCCCGCCCATGCTGGATAG
- the MATCAP1 gene encoding microtubule-associated tyrosine carboxypeptidase 1 isoform X1, whose product MVLDSGAQAYDQAPPSPPTSPPSLRHRLKPSDRDGPPLYPWSQSLALPLALAVPPALQPQPEQQPFSQMLLGHRGHMRRSESTYSVNSTGRRGRGTLGRPPPGRGRNPGGGTLRPAASLPHIAKTQRDAGHIASKSPCMLVALRPTNMDRERDKFFQSHYTYNPQFEYQEPMPTAVLEKYCEASGQFIHQAVGIIEAVLEKFGTYEHFEAATGGQLLTKCQIWSIVRKYMQKEGCVGEVVVQLSEDLLSQAVMMVENSRPTLAINLTGARQYWLEGMLRHEIGTHYLRGVNNARQPWHNAEGRLRYGLRPANPTEEGLASLHSVLFRKQPFLWRAALLYYTIHRAARMSFRQLFQDLERYVQDADVRWEYCVRAKRGQTDTSLPGCFSKDQVYLDGIVRILRHRQTIDFPLLTSLGKVSYEDVDHLRPHGVLDNTRVPHFMQDLARYRQQLEHIMATNRLDEAELGRLLPD is encoded by the exons ATGGTGCTGGACTCAGGGGCTCAGGCGTATGATCAGGCACCCCCCAGCCCGCCTACCAGTCCCCCATCCCTGCGCCATAGGCTGAAGCCCTCAGACCGAGATGGGCCACCACTGTACCCCTGGTCTCAGTCCCTGGCCTTGCCCCTGGCTCTGGCAGTCCCCCCAGCACTGCAGCCCCAGCCTGAGCAGCAGCCGTTCTCACAGATGCTCCTGGGCCACCGTGGCCACATGCGTCGCAGTGAGAGCACCTACTCTGTAAATAGTACTGGCCGGCGGGGGCGTGGCACCCTGGGACGGCCTCCACCTGGACGGGGACGGAACCCAGGTGGGGGCACCCTGCggcctgcagcctccctgcctcacATTGCTAAGACTCAAAGGGATGCAGGCCATATTGCCAGCAAGAGCCCCTGCATGTTGGTGGCCCTGCGGCCAACCAACATGGACCGTGAGCGAGACAAGTTCTTCCAGTCCCATTACACCTACAATCCACAGTTTGAGTACCAGGAGCCCATGCCCACGGCTGTGCTGGAAAAGTACTGCGAGGCCTCTGGACAGTTCATCCATCAG GCAGTTGGCATCATTGAGGCTGTTCTGGAGAAGTTTGGAACCTATGAACACTTTGAGGCTGCCACTGGGGGGCAGCTGCTCACCAAGTGCCAGATATGGTCGATTGTGCGCAAATACATGCAGAAGGAGGGCTGCGTTGGGGAG GTTGTGGTGCAGCTGAGTGAGGACCTGCTGTCCCAGGCAGTGATGATGGTGGAGAACAGCCGGCCCACATTGGCGATCAACCTGACCGGAGCCCGCCAGTACTGGTTGGAGGGCATGCTGCGGCATGAGATAG GCACCCACTACCTGCGGGGCGTGAACAACGCGCGCCAGCCGTGGCACAACGCGGAGGGCCGGCTGCGGTACGGGCTGCGGCCGGCGAACCCCACGGAGGAGGGCCTGGCCAGCCTGCACAGCGTGCTGTTCCGCAAGCAGCCGTTCCTGTGGCGCGCTGCACTGCTCTACTACACCATCCACCGCGCCGCGCGCATGTCCTTCCGTCAGCTCTTCCAGGACCTGGAGCGCTACGTGCAGGACGCCGACGTGCGCTGGGAGTACTGCGTGCGCGCCAAGCGCGGCCAGACCGACACCTCGCTGCCAG gTTGTTTCAGCAAGGACCAGGTGTACCTGGACGGCATCGTGCGCATTCTGCGACATCGCCAGACCATCGATTTCCCGTTGCTGACCTCACTGGGCAAG GTGTCCTATGAGGATGTGGACCACCTGCGGCCCCATGGGGTGCTGGATAATACCCGGGTGCCCCACTTCATGCAGGACTTGGCACGCTACCGGCAGCAGCTGGAGCACATCATGGCCACCAACCGGCTGGATGAGGCGGAGCTGGGTCGCCTGCTACCCGACTGA
- the MATCAP1 gene encoding microtubule-associated tyrosine carboxypeptidase 1 isoform X2 — protein MVLDSGAQAYDQAPPSPPTSPPSLRHRLKPSDRDGPPLYPWSQSLALPLALAVPPALQPQPEQQPFSQMLLGHRGHMRRSESTYSVNSTGRRGRGTLGRPPPGRGRNPGGGTLRPAASLPHIAKTQRDAGHIASKSPCMLVALRPTNMDRERDKFFQSHYTYNPQFEYQEPMPTAVLEKYCEASGQFIHQAVGIIEAVLEKFGTYEHFEAATGGQLLTKCQIWSIVRKYMQKEGCVGEVVVQLSEDLLSQAVMMVENSRPTLAINLTGARQYWLEGMLRHEIGTHYLRGVNNARQPWHNAEGRLRYGLRPANPTEEGLASLHSVLFRKQPFLWRAALLYYTIHRAARMSFRQLFQDLERYVQDADVRWEYCVRAKRGQTDTSLPGVL, from the exons ATGGTGCTGGACTCAGGGGCTCAGGCGTATGATCAGGCACCCCCCAGCCCGCCTACCAGTCCCCCATCCCTGCGCCATAGGCTGAAGCCCTCAGACCGAGATGGGCCACCACTGTACCCCTGGTCTCAGTCCCTGGCCTTGCCCCTGGCTCTGGCAGTCCCCCCAGCACTGCAGCCCCAGCCTGAGCAGCAGCCGTTCTCACAGATGCTCCTGGGCCACCGTGGCCACATGCGTCGCAGTGAGAGCACCTACTCTGTAAATAGTACTGGCCGGCGGGGGCGTGGCACCCTGGGACGGCCTCCACCTGGACGGGGACGGAACCCAGGTGGGGGCACCCTGCggcctgcagcctccctgcctcacATTGCTAAGACTCAAAGGGATGCAGGCCATATTGCCAGCAAGAGCCCCTGCATGTTGGTGGCCCTGCGGCCAACCAACATGGACCGTGAGCGAGACAAGTTCTTCCAGTCCCATTACACCTACAATCCACAGTTTGAGTACCAGGAGCCCATGCCCACGGCTGTGCTGGAAAAGTACTGCGAGGCCTCTGGACAGTTCATCCATCAG GCAGTTGGCATCATTGAGGCTGTTCTGGAGAAGTTTGGAACCTATGAACACTTTGAGGCTGCCACTGGGGGGCAGCTGCTCACCAAGTGCCAGATATGGTCGATTGTGCGCAAATACATGCAGAAGGAGGGCTGCGTTGGGGAG GTTGTGGTGCAGCTGAGTGAGGACCTGCTGTCCCAGGCAGTGATGATGGTGGAGAACAGCCGGCCCACATTGGCGATCAACCTGACCGGAGCCCGCCAGTACTGGTTGGAGGGCATGCTGCGGCATGAGATAG GCACCCACTACCTGCGGGGCGTGAACAACGCGCGCCAGCCGTGGCACAACGCGGAGGGCCGGCTGCGGTACGGGCTGCGGCCGGCGAACCCCACGGAGGAGGGCCTGGCCAGCCTGCACAGCGTGCTGTTCCGCAAGCAGCCGTTCCTGTGGCGCGCTGCACTGCTCTACTACACCATCCACCGCGCCGCGCGCATGTCCTTCCGTCAGCTCTTCCAGGACCTGGAGCGCTACGTGCAGGACGCCGACGTGCGCTGGGAGTACTGCGTGCGCGCCAAGCGCGGCCAGACCGACACCTCGCTGCCAG GTGTCCTATGA